In Rariglobus hedericola, the following proteins share a genomic window:
- a CDS encoding PEP-CTERM sorting domain-containing protein, with the protein MKLYSCLLLALASVVTSSLTAATYTFDTAADYTSNFTAGFTPGTSIAWSNTSPYGNHVAKFDAATNSGYSILNSAAAGTSYTLKADVAFNGAFTATSSSFGFLTNIGTNNGYTAVFRFTGANTADFRVFEGTSATTGAIGTQVNSLQTFTLGGPATWSNTTYYTLNLDVLNTGSSISFTGSILTTGGTVLGTFGTYTETTPLSVSNTIVGFRMGVNSQETVRMDNFSVTAIPEPSTYALIGGAGVLGLALCTRRKRA; encoded by the coding sequence ATGAAACTCTACTCCTGCCTCCTGCTCGCCCTTGCCAGTGTCGTCACCTCCTCGCTCACGGCTGCGACCTACACGTTCGATACAGCCGCTGATTACACCAGCAACTTCACCGCTGGTTTCACTCCGGGCACATCGATAGCATGGAGCAACACGAGTCCCTACGGTAACCACGTGGCAAAATTCGACGCCGCTACCAACTCAGGGTATTCAATTTTGAACTCAGCGGCGGCCGGCACCAGCTACACCCTCAAGGCGGATGTCGCCTTCAACGGGGCATTTACGGCCACCTCTTCGAGTTTTGGATTTTTAACCAATATCGGGACGAACAATGGCTACACGGCGGTCTTCCGCTTCACCGGTGCCAACACCGCCGACTTCCGTGTCTTCGAAGGCACCAGCGCCACCACCGGTGCCATCGGCACCCAGGTAAACTCCCTCCAGACGTTCACCCTTGGAGGACCCGCGACTTGGTCCAACACCACGTATTACACGCTCAATCTGGACGTGCTCAACACAGGCTCGTCCATTTCATTTACCGGATCGATTCTCACCACGGGCGGCACTGTTCTCGGCACCTTCGGCACCTACACCGAGACCACTCCTTTAAGCGTCTCCAACACCATCGTAGGCTTCCGCATGGGCGTAAATTCGCAAGAAACCGTGCGCATGGATAACTTTTCCGTGACTGCCATTCCCGAGCCCTCCACCTACGCGTTGATCGGCGGTGCTGGAGTGCTCGGCCTCGCTCTGTGCACGCGCCGCAAGCGTGCCTGA
- the clpB gene encoding ATP-dependent chaperone ClpB — MDSNQLTQMSRQAVTDAQAEARRRSHNEVETWHLLHALLAQENGIVPALVEKLGLTTSALQLAAERELDRLPKVSGSVDTSKVYVTQSVNEVLTRAEAEAKSLKDDFVSVEHLFLGLLDVAKPDALKNYFKSFGIERTKVLKSLKDLRGAQRVTTDNPETTYAALTKYGIDLVELAKKGKMDPVIGRDDEIRRTVRILSRKTKNNPVLIGEPGVGKTAIVEGLAQRIVRGDVPEGLKDKTIFSLDMGALVAGAKYRGEFEERLKAVLNEVKQADGRIILFIDELHTIVGAGKSDGAMDAGNLLKPMLARGELHCIGATTLDEYRQHIEKDAALERRFQPVMVEPPSVEDAISILRGIRERFELHHGVRIQDNALVAAVTLSNRYISDRFLPDKAIDLMDEACAMIRTEMDSAPQELDALQRRVLQLEIEEAALKLEKDDASKHRLESLRKELADARSQAAGLKAKWDKEKDSVNAVRAVREQLDAARIELEKAERNYDLNKLAELRHGKIPQLEAELKKSETTAAKTELFKEEVSAEEIAEIVSKWSGVPVTRFVEGEKEKLLRLGEVLHERVIGQDEAVTLATDAILRARAGIKDPRRPVGSFLFLGPTGVGKTELAKTLAETLFDSEAALVRIDMSEYMEKHSVSRLVGAPPGYIGYDEGGQLTEAVRRKPYAVILFDEIEKAHPDVFNILLQVLDDGRITDSQGRTIDFKNTVIILTSNLGSRYLIEGVTTDVIPESVRESVMAEVRKAFRPEFLNRIDETILFKPLTLEEITRIVDLLLADLNKRLLDRRVTVMLDKTAKAWVGEKGYDPVYGARPLKRFLQRQIETKLARALIGGEVKDGAEVTFKVQGDELVIA; from the coding sequence ATGGATTCTAATCAACTCACCCAGATGTCCCGCCAGGCCGTGACCGACGCCCAAGCCGAGGCGCGTCGTCGCAGTCACAATGAGGTGGAGACCTGGCATCTGCTCCACGCCTTGCTCGCGCAGGAGAACGGCATCGTGCCCGCGCTCGTCGAGAAGCTCGGGCTTACCACCAGCGCCCTGCAACTCGCCGCCGAGCGCGAACTCGACCGCCTGCCCAAAGTCTCCGGCAGCGTGGACACATCGAAAGTTTACGTCACCCAGTCGGTCAACGAAGTCCTCACCCGCGCCGAGGCCGAAGCCAAATCGCTCAAAGATGATTTCGTTTCCGTCGAACATCTTTTCCTCGGTCTGCTCGACGTCGCGAAACCCGACGCGCTTAAAAACTATTTCAAATCCTTCGGCATCGAGCGCACGAAAGTCCTCAAGTCCCTCAAAGATCTCCGCGGCGCACAACGCGTCACCACCGACAATCCCGAGACGACCTACGCCGCGCTGACCAAATACGGCATCGACCTCGTCGAGCTCGCGAAGAAGGGCAAAATGGATCCCGTCATCGGCCGCGACGACGAGATCCGCCGCACCGTGCGCATCCTTTCGCGCAAAACCAAAAACAACCCCGTCCTCATCGGCGAACCCGGCGTCGGCAAGACCGCCATCGTCGAGGGTCTCGCGCAGCGCATCGTGCGCGGCGACGTGCCCGAGGGCCTCAAGGACAAGACGATCTTCTCCCTCGACATGGGCGCGCTCGTCGCCGGCGCGAAATACCGCGGCGAATTCGAAGAGCGCCTCAAGGCCGTGCTCAACGAAGTGAAGCAGGCCGATGGCCGCATCATTCTCTTTATCGACGAACTCCACACCATCGTCGGCGCCGGCAAGAGCGACGGCGCGATGGACGCCGGCAATCTCCTCAAGCCCATGCTCGCGCGCGGCGAACTCCACTGTATCGGCGCGACCACGCTCGACGAATACCGCCAGCACATCGAGAAAGACGCCGCGCTCGAGCGCCGTTTCCAGCCCGTCATGGTTGAGCCGCCGTCCGTTGAAGACGCGATCTCCATCCTGCGCGGCATCCGTGAACGTTTCGAACTTCACCACGGTGTGCGCATCCAAGACAACGCGCTTGTCGCCGCCGTGACGCTATCCAACCGCTACATCAGCGACCGATTCCTGCCCGACAAGGCAATCGACCTCATGGACGAAGCCTGCGCGATGATCCGCACCGAGATGGACTCGGCTCCGCAGGAACTCGACGCGCTCCAGCGCCGCGTGCTCCAACTCGAAATCGAGGAAGCCGCGCTCAAGCTCGAGAAAGACGACGCCTCCAAGCATCGCCTCGAATCCTTGCGCAAAGAACTCGCTGACGCCCGTTCGCAAGCCGCCGGCCTGAAGGCGAAGTGGGACAAAGAAAAAGACTCCGTCAACGCCGTGCGCGCCGTGCGCGAGCAACTCGACGCCGCGCGTATCGAGTTGGAAAAAGCCGAGCGCAACTACGACCTCAACAAGCTGGCCGAACTCCGCCACGGCAAGATCCCGCAGCTCGAAGCCGAGCTGAAGAAATCCGAGACCACCGCTGCAAAGACTGAACTCTTCAAGGAAGAGGTGTCCGCGGAAGAGATTGCCGAAATCGTTTCCAAATGGAGCGGCGTGCCGGTGACGCGTTTTGTCGAAGGCGAAAAGGAAAAACTCCTTCGCCTTGGCGAGGTGCTGCATGAGCGCGTGATCGGCCAGGACGAAGCGGTGACGCTTGCGACCGACGCCATCCTGCGCGCCCGCGCCGGTATCAAAGACCCGCGCCGCCCCGTCGGCAGTTTCCTGTTCCTCGGCCCGACGGGTGTCGGCAAAACCGAACTCGCGAAGACGCTGGCCGAGACGCTCTTCGACAGCGAAGCCGCGCTCGTGCGCATCGACATGTCCGAATACATGGAGAAGCACAGCGTCTCTCGTCTGGTCGGCGCGCCTCCCGGCTACATTGGTTACGACGAAGGCGGCCAGCTCACCGAAGCTGTGCGTCGCAAGCCCTACGCCGTGATCCTGTTCGACGAAATCGAGAAGGCGCATCCGGATGTGTTCAACATCCTGCTGCAAGTGCTCGACGACGGACGCATCACCGATTCGCAGGGCCGCACCATCGATTTCAAAAACACGGTGATCATCCTCACGTCGAACCTCGGTTCGCGTTACCTGATCGAAGGTGTCACCACCGACGTGATTCCGGAAAGCGTGCGCGAGTCGGTCATGGCCGAAGTGCGCAAGGCGTTCCGCCCGGAGTTCCTCAACCGCATCGACGAGACGATCCTCTTCAAGCCGCTCACGCTCGAAGAAATCACCCGCATCGTGGATCTGTTGCTGGCCGATTTGAACAAGCGCCTGCTCGATCGCCGCGTCACCGTGATGCTCGACAAAACGGCCAAGGCTTGGGTCGGCGAGAAAGGCTACGATCCGGTTTACGGAGCGCGTCCGCTCAAGCGTTTCCTACAACGCCAGATCGAGACGAAGCTCGCCCGCGCCCTCATCGGCGGCGAAGTGAAGGACGGCGCCGAAGTCACCTTCAAGGTGCAGGGCGACGAGCTGGTTATCGCGTAA
- a CDS encoding LacI family DNA-binding transcriptional regulator, with product MRQLARELGISAATVSLALRSDSRITPETTARVKSLAASRGYHADPVVAEGMSRARRHDFYRETIGWFLDVSPQAQPWLGDLFSSAGERGRMLGYQIEFFTVDFEDKAALRRTARMCRARGIRGLLLGPLEHALVDPVLPWGDFSWVTIGQSLVSPALHRVGRDYDKDISFALSRLRAQGWCRPGFVDDNTMHHLMGLPLLRAALVHYHRAEDKMSDAYYTAKLDRPADFARWLKRNRPDSLVLGKSFEERAVELHRLVAHLPQVELSPPDGTVCTQARFVRDYASMGHSAMTLLHRLLADGEKGIPRNEQTIVVSSAWQEPGPAELPG from the coding sequence ATGCGTCAACTCGCGCGCGAACTTGGAATTTCCGCGGCGACCGTGTCGCTCGCGCTGCGTTCCGACTCCCGCATCACGCCCGAAACCACCGCACGGGTGAAGTCGCTGGCGGCGAGCCGCGGTTATCACGCCGACCCGGTGGTCGCCGAGGGCATGTCGCGGGCGCGCCGGCATGATTTTTATCGGGAGACCATCGGATGGTTCCTGGATGTATCGCCGCAAGCGCAGCCGTGGTTGGGAGACTTGTTTTCATCCGCGGGCGAACGCGGGCGGATGTTGGGATACCAGATCGAGTTTTTCACGGTGGATTTTGAGGACAAGGCGGCGTTGAGGAGGACTGCGCGGATGTGCCGGGCGCGTGGTATTCGCGGCCTGCTGTTGGGACCGCTGGAGCATGCGCTGGTTGATCCCGTGCTGCCATGGGGCGACTTCAGTTGGGTGACGATTGGGCAAAGCCTGGTCTCGCCGGCGTTGCATCGGGTGGGGCGTGATTACGACAAAGACATCAGCTTTGCCTTGTCGCGGCTGCGGGCGCAGGGCTGGTGTCGGCCGGGATTTGTGGATGACAACACCATGCACCATCTGATGGGACTGCCGTTGTTGCGGGCGGCACTGGTTCACTATCACCGCGCTGAGGATAAGATGTCGGACGCTTATTATACGGCGAAACTGGATCGGCCCGCGGATTTCGCGCGTTGGTTGAAACGCAACCGGCCGGATTCACTGGTGTTGGGCAAATCGTTTGAAGAACGCGCGGTGGAATTGCACCGGTTGGTCGCGCACCTGCCTCAAGTGGAGTTATCGCCGCCCGACGGAACGGTGTGCACCCAGGCGCGATTCGTTCGTGATTATGCGAGCATGGGGCATTCGGCGATGACGCTGCTGCACCGTTTGCTGGCCGATGGAGAAAAGGGAATACCGCGCAACGAGCAGACGATCGTGGTGAGCTCGGCCTGGCAGGAGCCTGGGCCTGCGGAGCTGCCGGGCTAA